A genomic window from Luteolibacter sp. LG18 includes:
- a CDS encoding cupin domain-containing protein, with translation MKTALVSLAAFTLASPLFAAGPDAEKAYSKTIAVTPLMKTRVDAAGQPITWPAYPAEVSAVRVVIPPGAETGWHRHPVPCFAYILEGELDVKLETGETKHLKGGQAFAETVNVMHNGRNNSKRPVVLVMFAAGTADEPYAVKQPAAQTKTGARPHGPRRF, from the coding sequence ATGAAAACCGCCCTTGTTTCCCTCGCCGCGTTCACTCTCGCCAGCCCGCTCTTCGCCGCCGGTCCTGATGCCGAGAAGGCCTACTCGAAGACCATCGCGGTCACGCCGCTGATGAAGACCCGCGTCGATGCCGCCGGCCAGCCGATCACTTGGCCGGCCTATCCGGCGGAAGTCTCGGCGGTGCGGGTGGTGATCCCGCCCGGAGCCGAGACCGGCTGGCACCGTCATCCCGTGCCGTGCTTCGCCTACATCCTGGAGGGCGAACTCGATGTGAAACTGGAAACCGGCGAGACGAAGCATCTCAAAGGCGGGCAGGCCTTCGCGGAAACCGTCAACGTGATGCACAACGGCCGCAACAACAGCAAGCGCCCCGTGGTGCTGGTGATGTTCGCCGCAGGCACCGCCGACGAGCCCTACGCGGTGAAACAGCCCGCCGCCCAAACAAAAACCGGCGCCAGGCCGCATGGCCCGCGCCGGTTCTGA
- a CDS encoding YciI family protein has product MKYICLGYIEPNKFENLTESERNAMVDECFSYDDELRKNGHFAGGEALQPPQTAATLRWENGKVAITDGPYAETKEQIGGILILEARDLNHAIQIMSKHPGVKAGPFEIRPAADLSEMILESEQRRAGH; this is encoded by the coding sequence ATGAAATACATCTGCCTTGGTTACATCGAGCCGAACAAATTCGAGAACCTGACCGAAAGCGAACGCAACGCCATGGTCGACGAGTGCTTCTCCTACGACGACGAGCTGCGGAAGAACGGCCACTTCGCGGGTGGCGAGGCACTGCAACCACCGCAAACCGCCGCCACCCTGCGCTGGGAAAACGGCAAGGTGGCCATCACCGACGGCCCCTACGCCGAGACCAAGGAGCAGATCGGCGGCATCCTCATCCTGGAAGCCCGCGACCTGAACCACGCCATCCAGATCATGTCGAAGCATCCGGGCGTGAAGGCCGGTCCGTTCGAAATCCGTCCCGCCGCCGATCTCTCGGAAATGATCCTTGAGAGTGAGCAACGGCGCGCGGGTCACTGA